In one window of Frigoriglobus tundricola DNA:
- a CDS encoding STAS domain-containing protein — protein sequence MPCTITGRTDGDTYIYTFEGALDTEAAMEVAPLAKRSYLGGAKKLVFDLERVPFVASMGLGVFVTAIKSFPGRVVFATLQPYVRQTFKLAGLEDLATVCKTVDDALRV from the coding sequence GTGCCCTGCACGATCACCGGACGGACGGACGGCGACACGTACATCTACACCTTTGAGGGCGCCCTCGACACCGAGGCGGCGATGGAGGTCGCCCCGCTGGCCAAGCGGTCGTACCTTGGGGGCGCAAAGAAGCTGGTCTTCGACCTGGAACGCGTTCCGTTCGTCGCGAGCATGGGTCTGGGGGTGTTCGTCACCGCGATCAAGTCGTTCCCGGGCCGGGTCGTCTTCGCGACGCTCCAGCCGTACGTTCGTCAGACGTTTAAGCTCGCCGGGCTCGAGGACCTCGCCACGGTTTGCAAGACCGTGGACGACGCCCTGCGGGTCTGA
- a CDS encoding PAS domain S-box protein has product MTERTHRADIETYAQNIVDTVREPLLILDTTLRVRSANRAFYQTFRVSPDETEGRLIYELGNGQWDIPDLRTLLEDIVPKSSVFNDFELEHTFPGIGRRVMLLNARKLEAGHHGELLVLAMEDVTARKRAEEALLEAGALQSAISNSANFSSIATDEKGVIQIFNVGAERMLGYTAADVVNRITPADISDPREVIARAKALSAELGTAITPGFEALVFKASRGIEDIYELTYIRKDGSRFPAIVSVTALRDAQGVIIGYLLIGTDNTARKQVEAERMLLDQRVRDQQFYTRSLIESNIDALITTDPRGIITDVNKQMEALTGCTRDELIGAPFKDYFTDPDRAEAGIKLVLGERKLTDYELTARARDGTETVVSYNATTFHDRDRKLQGVFAAARDVTERKRYEQSLQQANRAKSVFLANMSHEIRTPMNAILGFSQLMLRDPDLTPRQAQYLGTINRSGEHLLALINDILEMSKIEAGRTTLNPTTFDLPALLKDLEMMFRARTDEKALTFSVETIGDVPRYIVTDINKLRQVFINVLGNAVKFTQQGGVGVRVRADRAGATGPVLRVEIGDTGPGIAPDEQDKLFRHFEQTKTGQQAGTGTGLGLAISREFVRLMGGAITVTSQLGTGSVFAVHLPLREGAADAVQAADAPRQVLNLRPGQPPCRVLIADDVEDNRQLLALLLAPVGFEVRLATNGAEAVRAFEHWRPHLILMDFRMPVMDGREAIRRIRAADGGRDPKIIAVTASAMDENRLDLMAIGADDFIGKPFREVEMFQKIHTHLGVEYVYADRAPAPAEEGAADLAPEALAAWPRELIRPMRDAVVTADLDQLLAQIQGVEARDPRVARGLRRLAEGFQYQKLLDLFGPEGAHEC; this is encoded by the coding sequence ATGACGGAACGAACGCACCGCGCCGACATCGAGACCTACGCGCAGAACATTGTGGACACGGTCCGCGAACCGCTGCTGATCCTCGATACCACCTTGCGCGTCCGGTCCGCCAACCGCGCGTTTTACCAGACGTTTCGCGTCTCACCGGACGAGACCGAGGGCCGCCTCATCTACGAACTGGGCAACGGCCAGTGGGACATCCCCGACCTGCGGACCCTGCTCGAGGACATCGTCCCCAAGAGTTCCGTCTTCAACGACTTCGAGCTCGAGCACACGTTCCCGGGCATCGGCCGCCGGGTGATGCTGCTCAACGCCCGCAAGCTCGAGGCGGGCCACCACGGCGAGCTGCTGGTCCTGGCCATGGAAGACGTCACCGCGCGGAAGCGGGCGGAGGAGGCCCTTCTCGAAGCCGGGGCGCTCCAGAGCGCGATCTCCAACAGCGCCAATTTTTCGAGCATCGCCACCGACGAGAAGGGCGTCATCCAGATCTTCAACGTCGGCGCCGAGCGCATGCTGGGGTACACGGCCGCCGATGTGGTGAACAGGATCACCCCGGCCGACATTTCCGACCCGCGGGAGGTGATCGCGCGGGCCAAGGCCCTGAGCGCCGAGCTGGGGACCGCGATCACCCCGGGGTTCGAGGCGCTGGTGTTCAAGGCCTCGCGCGGCATCGAGGACATCTACGAGCTGACCTACATCCGCAAGGACGGGAGCCGGTTCCCGGCCATCGTGTCGGTCACGGCGCTGCGCGACGCCCAGGGGGTGATCATCGGGTACCTCCTGATCGGCACCGACAACACCGCCCGGAAGCAGGTGGAGGCCGAGCGCATGCTCCTCGACCAGCGGGTGCGGGACCAGCAGTTCTACACCCGCTCGCTGATCGAGTCCAACATCGACGCCCTGATCACCACCGACCCGCGCGGCATCATCACCGACGTCAACAAGCAGATGGAGGCGCTCACCGGGTGCACCCGCGACGAACTGATCGGCGCGCCGTTCAAGGACTACTTCACCGACCCGGACCGGGCCGAGGCCGGCATCAAACTGGTGCTGGGCGAGCGCAAGCTCACCGACTACGAACTCACCGCGCGGGCGCGGGACGGTACGGAGACCGTGGTGTCCTACAACGCGACCACCTTCCACGACCGGGACCGGAAGCTCCAGGGGGTGTTCGCCGCCGCCCGCGACGTCACCGAACGCAAGCGGTACGAGCAATCGCTGCAGCAAGCCAACCGCGCCAAGAGCGTGTTCCTGGCCAACATGTCGCACGAGATCCGCACCCCCATGAACGCCATTCTGGGGTTCTCCCAACTGATGCTCCGCGACCCGGATCTCACCCCCCGCCAGGCGCAATACCTGGGGACCATCAACCGGAGCGGCGAGCACCTCCTGGCCCTGATCAACGACATCCTGGAGATGTCCAAGATCGAAGCGGGCCGCACCACGCTGAACCCGACCACGTTCGACCTCCCCGCCCTGCTCAAGGACCTGGAGATGATGTTCCGCGCCCGCACGGACGAGAAGGCGCTGACGTTCTCGGTCGAGACGATCGGCGACGTCCCCCGGTACATCGTGACCGACATCAACAAGCTCCGCCAGGTCTTCATCAACGTGCTCGGCAACGCGGTCAAGTTCACCCAACAGGGCGGCGTCGGGGTGCGCGTGCGCGCGGACCGCGCGGGCGCGACCGGCCCCGTCCTTCGGGTCGAAATCGGGGACACGGGGCCGGGCATCGCGCCCGACGAGCAGGACAAATTGTTCCGGCACTTCGAGCAGACCAAGACCGGGCAGCAGGCGGGGACCGGGACCGGGCTCGGCCTGGCCATCAGCCGGGAGTTTGTTCGCCTGATGGGCGGGGCCATCACCGTAACCAGCCAGCTCGGCACGGGCAGCGTGTTCGCCGTCCACCTGCCATTGAGGGAGGGAGCGGCCGACGCGGTTCAAGCGGCGGACGCGCCGCGGCAGGTCCTGAACCTCCGGCCCGGTCAGCCGCCCTGTCGGGTCCTGATCGCCGACGACGTGGAGGACAACCGCCAACTGTTGGCGCTGCTTCTGGCCCCCGTCGGTTTCGAGGTCCGGTTGGCGACCAACGGGGCGGAAGCCGTCCGGGCGTTCGAGCACTGGCGGCCCCATCTCATCCTGATGGATTTCCGCATGCCGGTGATGGACGGCCGGGAGGCGATCCGTCGCATTCGGGCCGCGGACGGCGGTCGGGACCCCAAGATCATCGCGGTGACGGCCAGCGCGATGGACGAGAACCGACTGGACCTCATGGCGATCGGTGCGGACGACTTCATCGGCAAGCCGTTCCGGGAGGTCGAGATGTTTCAAAAGATCCACACCCACCTCGGAGTGGAGTACGTCTACGCCGACCGCGCCCCGGCCCCGGCCGAGGAGGGCGCGGCCGATCTCGCCCCGGAGGCCCTGGCCGCCTGGCCCCGCGAGCTCATCCGCCCGATGCGTGACGCCGTCGTCACGGCGGACTTGGACCAGTTGTTAGCCCAGATCCAGGGGGTCGAGGCCCGCGACCCCCGTGTCGCCCGGGGGCTCCGCAGGCTGGCCGAAGGGTTCCAGTACCAGAAGCTTCTGGATCTGTTCGGGCCGGAGGGCGCGCATGAATGCTGA